The genomic DNA GCTGCTCTCGCCGCGCTCTGTGTAGAGGTAGGAGACGTCGGCCGCCTGGACGATCACCTCAGCTCCCGCCGCAGCCCCGCCGCCATCTGGAACCACTCGCGCTCCTGACGGCGGTAGAGGCCGGTGGCGCGCTGCTCGGTCTTGGCCAGCGCGTCTAGGAGAGCCTGGGCCTCCTGGCGCCTCCCCTGCTTCAGCAAAAAGGCCGCGTAACGGGCGCGGGGTTCTTCGGTCGTGGCTGCCGTCATGGCCTCACGGTAGGTGGCGTCCGCCTCCGCCGTCTTGCCCTGCGCGTCCTGAGCCTGGGCGAGCAAGGTCAGAGCGCGGGTCCGGGTCGCGGCGCTGGTGCGGAGGTCCACACGGTTGAGGAGAGCTTCGGCAGCGGCGGCGTTTCCGCGGGTGAGGTCGAGTTCGGCGCTGGTCAGGAGGACCACCGGATCGTCCGCATAGATGCCACTGAGCAGCGGCGCGAGAGTCGTCTGGGCCTCCTCGGGTCGGCCCGCCCGGGCTTGCAGGGCGGCAAGGTCGGCGCGGTTGGCGAGGGTATCGCTCTCGGTCAGCCGTTCCTGCGCCTCGCGGATACGGGTGTCGAGCGGCTTGATCGCCTCCACCCCCCGCCCGATGGCCCGCGCCGCGCCGCGCCCGCTTCCCCGTAACCAGGGGAAAAACACCGTGAAGGCGTAGACCAGCGCGCCGACGGTGCTGAAGATGCCCCCGAAGAACAGCGCCAGCCCCAGGATGAAGAGCCAGTACAGGTCCTGACGGGTGGCGAGAGCATGAATGAAGCACAGGAGAACCAGCCCCCGCATCAGCAGGAACAGGTACGGCAGGAGTGGTTGCAGGGCGTCCACACAGCCATCCTAACGCTTGCCAAAACGCCCCACCCTCGTATATACTTGCCTGTGGCCGACC from Deinococcus apachensis DSM 19763 includes the following:
- a CDS encoding tetratricopeptide repeat protein, translated to MDALQPLLPYLFLLMRGLVLLCFIHALATRQDLYWLFILGLALFFGGIFSTVGALVYAFTVFFPWLRGSGRGAARAIGRGVEAIKPLDTRIREAQERLTESDTLANRADLAALQARAGRPEEAQTTLAPLLSGIYADDPVVLLTSAELDLTRGNAAAAEALLNRVDLRTSAATRTRALTLLAQAQDAQGKTAEADATYREAMTAATTEEPRARYAAFLLKQGRRQEAQALLDALAKTEQRATGLYRRQEREWFQMAAGLRRELR